A region from the Brassica napus cultivar Da-Ae chromosome C8, Da-Ae, whole genome shotgun sequence genome encodes:
- the LOC125575067 gene encoding serine incorporator 3-like, with product MWAASCLASCCAACACDACRTVVSSISRRSARIAYCGLFALSLIVSWILREVAAPLMEKLPWINHFHKTPDREWFETDAVLRVSLGNFVFFSILSVMMIGVKTQKDPRDGIHHGGWMMKVICWFILVILMFFVPNEVISFYESMSKFGAGFFLLVQVVLLLDFVHGWNDTWVGYDEQFWYAALLVVSLVCYLATFLFSGLLFHWFTPSGHDCGLNTFFIVMTLIFVFVFAVVVLHPAVGGSILPASVISFYCMYLCYSGLASEPRDYECNGLHKHSKAVSTGTMTIGLLTTVLSVVYSAVRAGSSTTLLSPPDSPRAGKPLLPLDGKAEEKEEKEQKKPVTYSYAFFHIIFSLASMYSAMLLTGWSTSVGESGKLVDVGWPSVWVRVVTSWATAGLFIWSLIAPILFPDREF from the exons ATGTGGGCAGCTTCTTGTCTGGCATCGTGCTGTGCTGCTTGTGCATGCGATGCTTGCCGTACAGTGGTTTCAAGCATCAGCAGACGGTCTGCTAGAATTGCTTACTGTGGTCTCTTTGCACTTTCTTTAATCGTTTCATGGATCCTCCGTGAGGTTGCTGCTCCTCTCATGGAGAAGCTCCCTT GGATTAACCATTTTCACAAGACACCTGATCGTGAATGGTTTGAGACCGATGCTGTCTTGCGTGTCAGCTTAGGCAATTTCGTGTTTTTCTCGATTCTATCGGTTATGATGATTGGTGTGAAGACTCAGAAAGACCCCCGTGATGGTATACACCACGGTGGTTGGATGATGAAAGTTATCTGTTGGTTCATACTGGTCATCTTGATGTTCTTCGTTCCTAATGAAGTCATCAGCTTTTATG AGTCAATGTCAAAGTTTGGTGCTgggttttttcttcttgttcaaGTTGTGCTTCTTTTGGATTTCGTTCATGGGTGGAATGACACATGGGTTGGCTACGACGAGCAGTTCTG GTATGCTGCGTTGCTCGTTGTTTCTCTTGTATGTTACTTGGCAACATTCCTCTTCTCTGGACTTCTCTTCCATTGGTTTACTCCGTCTGGACATGATTGTGGACTCAACACTTTCTTCATTGTCATGACTTTGATATTTGTGTTCGTCTTTGCTGTTGTAGTCTTGCATCCCGCT GTCGGTGGAAGCATTTTACCAGCATCAGTTATATCTTTCTACTGCATGTACCTCTGTTACAGTGGACTTGCAAGTGAACCCCGAGATTACGAATGTAATGGTCTCCACAAACACTCCAAAGCTGTTTCAACTGGCACTATGACCATTGGGTTACTCACAACTGTACTCTCCGTTGTTTATTCCGCTGTCCGTGCTGGTTCTTCCACCACCCTTCTCTCCCCTCCTGATTCTCCCCGTGCAG GGAAGCCTCTGCTTCCACTAGACGGGAAAgcagaagagaaggaagagaaagaGCAGAAGAAGCCAGTGACATACTCGTACGCATTCTTCCACATCATCTTCTCCCTTGCGAGCATGTACTCTGCGATGCTCTTAACTGGTTGGTCAACTTCGGTTGGTGAAAGTGGCAAGCTGGTTGATGTCGGGTGGCCTTCCGTGTGGGTCCGTGTTGTCACCAGCTGGGCCACTGCTGGTCTCTTCATCTGGTCACTCATTGCTCCGATTCTCTTCCCTGACCGTGAGTTCTGA
- the LOC106402556 gene encoding F-box/kelch-repeat protein At1g16250-like, producing the protein MDSTEQSIIPGLPDDLALICIAKLSHGHHGALECVSRGWRDLLRSADYSCFKARNGWSGTWLFVLTEQSKNQWVAYDPEADRWHPLPRTRAVQDGWHHSGFACVCVSNCLLVIGGCYAPSLSSFPHQKPVVTGDVMRFDPFKKEWKMVASMRTPRTHFACSAVSGKVYVAGGRNLTHSRGITSAEVYDPVADRWEDLPAMPRPQMDCLGLSYRGSFHVLSDQVGFAEQSFSEVFNPLEMSWSTVEDIWPFSRAMQFAVQVMKNDRVYTIVDWGESLIKTRDTDEGEWYNVGSVPSVVLANHPRELEAFGYGFAALRDELFVIGGKVLKWEESGAGRFAIVRLSVVRVCNPLDRPLNWRETKPMCIPACGSIIGCASLEESSLP; encoded by the exons AT GGACTCCACAGAACAATCTATCATACCAGGCTTACCTGACGATTTAGCTTTAATATGCATAGCCAAGCTCTCTCATGGCCATCACGGAGCCCTCGAGTGCGTCTCTAGAGGGTGGAGAGACTTACTTCGCAGCGCAGACTACTCCTGCTTCAAAGCTAGAAACGGATGGTCTGGCACCTGGTTGTTCGTTCTCACCGAACAGTCCAAGAACCAGTGGGTCGCTTACGACCCCGAAGCCGATCGATGGCATCCCTTGCCTAGAACCAGAGCTGTTCAAGACGGCTGGCATCACTCTGGCTTTGCCTGTGTTTGCGTTTCGAATTGTCTGCTTGTGATTGGGGGTTGCTACGCGCCTTCGTTGTCGTCGTTTCCGCATCAGAAGCCTGTTGTCACTGGAGATGTCATGCGGTTTGACCCGTTTAAGAAAGAGTGGAAGATGGTTGCGAGTATGAGAACGCCGAGGACTCACTTCGCTTGCTCTGCTGTCTCTGGGAAAGTTTATGTCGCTGGAGGTCGTAATTTGACGCATTCCAGAGGGATTACGTCTGCTGAGGTTTATGATCCTGTGGCTGATAG GTGGGAGGATCTACCAGCAATGCCTAGACCGCAGATGGACTGCTTGGGGCTATCGTACAGAGGCTCCTTTCATGTTTTGAGTGATCAGGTGGGGTTCGCGGAGCAAAGCTTCTCTGAAGTCTTCAATCCGTTAGAGATGAGTTGGTCCACTGTGGAGGATATATGGCCATTCTCTAGAGCCATGCAGTTTGCTGTTCAGGTGATGAAGAATGACCGAGTGTACACGATTGTGGATTGGGGAGAGAGCTTGATCAAGACAAGGGATACAGACGAAGGAGAATGGTACAATGTTGGTTCGGTTCCTTCTGTTGTTCTTGCTAATCATCCGAGGGAGCTAGAGGCGTTTGGATACGGATTTGCAGCTCTGAGGGATGAGCTCTTTGTTATTGGAGGCAAGGTTCTTAAATGGGAAGAATCGGGGGCAGGGAGGTTTGCCATTGTGAGATTGTCTGTTGTGAGGGTATGTAACCCTTTGGATAGGCCTTTGAATTGGAGAGAGACCAAACCAATGTGCATTCCAGCCTGTGGGTCCATCATTGGTTGTGCATCTTTGGAAGAATCTTCTCTGCCTTAA
- the LOC106402330 gene encoding wall-associated receptor kinase-like 8, producing MCLNQKQNLLSFEFSKRERERKMCCDLRRFFVALILLRICQHAAASTSFPLAKRNCKGHCGAVSVPYPFGIGQGCYENKWFEIVCRNSNSSDQQPILFLPSIKRQVTNFNLGYFFSLLVLTKFYIQSPLKHSGCSIGDADSSLNLTGSPFFITESNKFTAVGCNNKASMKATGLQILGCETTCGNKIRSYKDANESCIGYKCCQMPIPPDLQVFDATVDKLEPGKEGCQVAFLTQLTLSGSLFTPPELSEYNEYTTMELEWRLDLSSMSSTVLLCKNNTFGDGYQCSCTDGYEGNPYLPDGCQDIDECRIPHSHNCGMNKCVNVIGSYRCEKTLSAILGGTLSSGLFLLAVGMWLLCKVHRKRKAAKQKKKFFKRNGGLLLQQQTHVLQCSVNRTKLFSSGDLEKATDKFNASRILGQGGQGTVYKGMLEDGMIVAVKKSKALEEENLEEFINEIILLSQINHRNVVKILGCCLETEVPMLVYEFIPNRNLFDHLHNPSEDFPMTWEVRLRVAWEVADALSYLHSATSVPVYHRDVKSTNILLDEKHSAKVSDFGISRSVPLDDTHLTTVVQGTVGYVDPEYLQSNHFTGKSDVYSFGVVLIELVTGGRPVSLLRPQEVRMLGAYFLEAMRNDRLHDILDARIKEECDQEEVLAVAKLARRCLSLNSEHRPTMRDVFIELDRMQSKGKGTQIQAQKGEEHDHIHISIPESMSLSYTSPDIVVENSSFLPDSKPLMPHKTQ from the exons atgtgtCTGAACCAGAAACAAAACTTGTTGAGCTTTGAGTtctcaaagagagagagagagagaaaaatgtGTTGTGATCTGAGACGTTTCTTTGTTGCATTGATTCTGTTGCGAATCTGCCAACACGCAGCAGCTTCTACTTCTTTCCCTCTCGCAAAACGTAACTGCAAAGGCCACTGTGGAGCTGTTAGTGTTCCTTACCCTTTTGGGATAGGCCAAGGTTGTTACGAGAACAAATGGTTCGAGATTGTTTGCAGAAACAGCAACTCATCAGACCAACAGCCAATACTTTTCTTGCCAAGCATCAAACGCCAAGTTACTAACTTCAACCTTGGAtacttcttctccttgttggtGTTGACCAAGTTTTACATTCAGAGTCCACTGAAACATTCAGGTTGTTCCATTGGAGATGCTGACTCGTCCCTGAATCTGACGGGAAGCCCATTCTTCATAACAGAGAGTAATAAGTTCACAGCTGTTGGATGCAACAACAAGGCGTCTATGAAGGCTACAGGGTTACAGATCCTGGGATGTGAAACGACATGTGGGAATAAGATACGGTCTTACAAAGATGCTAACGAGAGTTGTATTGGTTACAAATGCTGTCAGATGCCTATACCACCTGATCTTCAAGTGTTTGATGCGACGGTGGATAAGCTGGAACCAGGTAAAGAAGGATGTCAGGTTGCCTTCTTGACACAGTTGACCTTGTCAGGGTCTTTGTTCACGCCCCCTGAGTTATCAGAGTACAATGAATACACGACAATGGAGCTAGAATGGCGTCTTGATCTTTCCTCCATGTCTTCAACAGTTTTGCTATGCAAGAACAACACATTTGGTGATGGTTATCAATGTTCGTGTACAGATGGTTACGAAGGAAATCCTTACCTACCTGATGGATGTCAAG ACATTGATGAATGCAGAATCCCACATAGTCACAACTGTGGAATGAACAAATGTGTGAATGTTATTGGATCATACAGATGTGAGAAAACTTTGTCAGCCATTTTAG GTGGAACTCTAAGTTCTGGACTGTTTCTTCTGGCCGTTGGTATGTGGTTGCTATGCAAGGTTCACAGAAAGCGGAAAGCAGCcaagcagaagaagaagttcTTCAAACGAAATGGAGGATTGTTGTTACAGCAACAAACACACGTCCTTCAATGCAGTGTCAACAGAACCAAGCTGTTCAGCTCCGGTGATCTGGAGAAGGCAACTGATAAATTCAACGCGAGCAGGATACTAGGGCAAGGTGGGCAAGGTACCGTTTACAAGGGGATGTTGGAAGATGGGATGATTGTTGCAGTCAAGAAGTCCAAAGCACTAGAGGAAGAGAATCTTGAAGAGTTCATCAATGAGATCATCCTTTTATCACAGATTAACCACAGAAACGTTGTCAAGATCTTAGGATGTTGTCTTGAGACAGAGGTGCCTATGTTGGTGTATGAGTTCATTCCCAACCGCAACCTATTTGATCATCTACATAACCCATCAGAAGACTTCCCAATGACTTGGGAAGTACGTCTCCGCGTCGCCTGGGAAGTTGCAGATGCCCTCTCCTACCTGCATTCAGCGACCTCTGTCCCAGTCTATCACAGAGATGTCAAGTCAACAAACATCTTGTTGGATGAAAAGCACAGTGCAAAAGTATCAGATTTTGGGATTTCGAGATCTGTTCCTCTAGATGATACTCACTTGACGACAGTGGTGCAAGGAACCGTTGGATATGTAGACCCAGAGTACCTCCAGTCGAACCACTTCACAGGGAAGAGTGACGTCTACAGCTTTGGGGTTGTGCTCATTGAGCTTGTAACTGGGGGAAGACCTGTCTCCCTtctgaggccacaagaagtcaGGATGTTGGGAGCTTACTTCCTCGAAGCCATGAGGAATGACAGACTTCACGATATTCTCGATGCTCGCATCAAGGAGGAATGTGATCAAGAGGAGGTCCTTGCAGTAGCCAAACTTGCACGAAGGTGTCTGAGCTTGAACTCAGAACATCGTCCTACCATGAGAGACGTCTTTATTGAACTTGATAGGATGCAATCCAAGGGAAAAGGCACTCAAATCCAAGCACAGAAGGGTGAAGAGCATGACCACATCCATATCTCAATACCAGAGTCCATGTCACTCAGTTACACTTCTCCGGACATAGTCGTTGAAAACAGCTCATTCTTACCGGACTCAAAACCACTGATGCCTCACAAGACACAGTGA